ACCCGGAATATTTTGATACCTGTTTATATCCTACTTACCATCGCCTTAGCTGGATTGTTATTCTTTACGGTCGGTAAAGAATTGTTTCCCAAAGTGGATGCCGGGCAGTTCCAGGTCAGATTAAGGTTAAAGGAAGGCACGCGCATTGAGCGGACAGAACAAAGTACCAAACAATTGTTGCACCTGATCGACAGTATTTCCGGGGGCAACAAGATCGCCATATCCTCCGCTTATGTAGGCCTGCTGCCATCCAGCTACCCGGTCAGCGCCATTCATTTATGGACGAGCGGGCCAGAGGAAGCGGTGCTCAAAGTCAAATTCATTTCGGGTGCAGGTATTCATTTGGATGATTTCAAGGAAAGGATACGACAAGCGGTAAACAAACAAATGCCTGGATCACATATTTCCTTTGAACCGGCAGACTTGGTGGAACAGGTCATGAGCCAGGGGACAGGAACACCGATACAGGTGCAGGTCTTGGGTAAAAGCCTGGCACAGGATCGTGAGTTTGGAAAGAAGATCGTTGAACGCCTGAAAACACTGCCCTACCTGCGGGATGTGGCATACAGTGCGCCACAAGGTTACCCTGCCATGAAGATCGAATTTGACCGGGTGAAATTAGGACAGTTAGGTCTGACCGTGGAAGATGCCGGTAAATCACTGGCAGCGGCGACCTCATCCAGCCGTTTTACGCAGCCCAATTACTGGGTGGATAAAGCAGCCGGAACAGCTTACCAGGTACAGGTGCAGGTACCCGAGTTAATTATGAATGATCCGGCGCAAGTGGATAATATCCTTTTAAGTTCCGCTGGAGGTAAGCAGGTATATATGCGGGACGTGGCAACCTGGAAAATGGGTAATACAGAGGGCGAGTTTGACCGGCTGAATCAAAAACGCTTTATCACCATTACCGCCAACCTGCATGGCAAGGCCCTTGGTTCAGCCATCAATGCTATTGATAAGATCATAAATGAAACAGGTAAGCTGCCGGAGGGTATGAAGATCCAGCAACCGGGACAGGCAGAAGTATTTTTACAGACTTTCCAGGAGCTGCAAAACGGCATTTTACTGGCTATCGTGGTGATCTTCCTGCTACTGGCGGTAAACTTTCAGTCGTTCCGTTTATCACTGGTGATCATTGCGGTTATTCCGGGCATTTTAACAGGCAGCCTGTTGTTGCTTTGGATCTGCGGCAAAACACTGAATATTCAATCCTATATGGGCTGTATCATGGCGGTTGGTGTGGCGGTGGCCAATGCTATCCTGTTTGTCACCCAGGCAGAAAAACACCGGCGTGAAAAACTAAGCGAGCCCTATTTACAGGGGATCAAAGACCGGATCAGGCCCATCTTAATGACCAGTTTGGCGATGATCGCCGGGATGATCCCGATGGCTTTGGGCTTGGGAGAAGGTGGCGACCAGACATCCCCTTTGGGAACAGCCGTGATCGGCGGCCTGATCTTTTCTATGTTCTCCAGCCTGATCGTTTTGCCCTTAATTTACCAGTCATCCATCGGGAATCGCCCTGTACCTGTGATCTCTTTAGATCCGGATGATCCTGCAAGTAAGTATCACCTTTTAACCGAAAATCAATCATGAAAACTATAAAATATCTATACTACATCCCGGTTTGCCTGTTGGCAGCTTGCGGAAGTAATCAAACGGAAAAAGCCGCGCCGCAGGGCCTGCCAGAGAAACCGGCGGTTAAACTGATCACGCTGAAACTGGAACCTGTTTCCAATAAACTGAACCTGACCGGCGAAATTATCCCCTTTGACCGTGCCAATATTTACGCGCGTACGCCCGGTTATGTCAAAGAGGTTAAAGTAGACATCGGCTCGAAAGTAAGCAAAGGGCAGGTTTTATGTATCCTGGATGCACCGGAATTAAAAGCGGCGCAGGCCCAAAGCCAAAGTAACAGCATGGGTACAAAGTCTAAATATGAATCCAGCAAATCAACTTACCTGCGTTTATTAAAAGCTGCTCAAACGCCCGGTGCCGTGGCGGATAATGAAATGGAAATCGCCCGCAATCAGATGCGGACAGATAGCGCAGTTTACCAGGCTTCCCGTTCGGCAACCCAAGCAACCGGGGCTATACAGGACTACCTGGTCATCCGTTCCCCCTTTAATGGCGTAGTAACCGCAAGAAATGTTTTTAAGGGAGATTTTGTGGATAATACCGGTAAAACGCTCTTGTTCCGTGTAGAAGATAACTCGTCTTTAAGAGTGGATGTAGCTGTGCCGGAAGCATATAATTCAACTACCTTAAAGGATAATGAGGCTTCATTTACGGTTTCCGCTAATCCGGGGCAAATCTTTAAAGCCAAACTTGCCCGGAAATCAGATGCTATTGATCCTCAGACCCGCAGCGAAACGTGGGAGCTTACTTTTCCAAACGCGAACGGCTTACTCAAGCCCGGCATGTTCGCACAAATCGTATTGCCGGTCAGTCGCCCCAAAGACGGGTTCCTGGTTCCTTTTAAAGCGGTTGTCACGACGCAGGAGCGTAAGTTTGTGATCAGAGTGGAGAACGGAAAAACCAAATGGGTAGATGTGAAGACAGGGTTTACCGGCAAGGAAAAGACCGAGATCGCGGGTGACCTGAAACCCGGCGACCAACTGGTTGCACAGGCGAATGAAGAGCTGAAAGAAGGCACAACTGTTCAGGTAAAACAATAGA
This region of Mucilaginibacter inviolabilis genomic DNA includes:
- a CDS encoding efflux RND transporter permease subunit, producing MNIIQFLYSSLRKPVTIIVAVIAIVFFSVVSIKTMPIDIFPKLGTPTIYVAQTYGGLSAEQIEGFVTSYYEYHFLYVTGIKSVESKTIQGVTLLKLNFYEGTDMGQATGEVVSMVNRARAFMPPGTVSPFVTRFDGGSVAVGQLVFSSPTRSLAEVSDLALFKVRPMFSTLPGVSAPPPFGGNQRSVLIKADPNKLRSYGISPEELVTAIAKGNPILPAGNLRVGDQLLIAPQNTVVDNIQDLGNIPVKTGSGPAVYVHDLAQVDNGGDVTTGYALINGKRSVYIPVTKRADASTWDVVQKVKAALPDMQAAIPPDIKVSYEFDQSGYVINSLKSLMTEGILGALLTGLMVLLFLRDWRGSLIVVLTIPLALLSALICLKLFGQTINIMTLGGLALAIGILVDEATVTIENIHHHQEKGELKGRAILEACKEIALPKLLILLCILAVFFPAFFMSGIPKAMFLPLSLSVGFAMIASFLLSQSFVPVIANWLFKDKLAENVGEGKRMTRFKERHEKLIHRLSPTRNILIPVYILLTIALAGLLFFTVGKELFPKVDAGQFQVRLRLKEGTRIERTEQSTKQLLHLIDSISGGNKIAISSAYVGLLPSSYPVSAIHLWTSGPEEAVLKVKFISGAGIHLDDFKERIRQAVNKQMPGSHISFEPADLVEQVMSQGTGTPIQVQVLGKSLAQDREFGKKIVERLKTLPYLRDVAYSAPQGYPAMKIEFDRVKLGQLGLTVEDAGKSLAAATSSSRFTQPNYWVDKAAGTAYQVQVQVPELIMNDPAQVDNILLSSAGGKQVYMRDVATWKMGNTEGEFDRLNQKRFITITANLHGKALGSAINAIDKIINETGKLPEGMKIQQPGQAEVFLQTFQELQNGILLAIVVIFLLLAVNFQSFRLSLVIIAVIPGILTGSLLLLWICGKTLNIQSYMGCIMAVGVAVANAILFVTQAEKHRREKLSEPYLQGIKDRIRPILMTSLAMIAGMIPMALGLGEGGDQTSPLGTAVIGGLIFSMFSSLIVLPLIYQSSIGNRPVPVISLDPDDPASKYHLLTENQS
- a CDS encoding efflux RND transporter periplasmic adaptor subunit, whose product is MKTIKYLYYIPVCLLAACGSNQTEKAAPQGLPEKPAVKLITLKLEPVSNKLNLTGEIIPFDRANIYARTPGYVKEVKVDIGSKVSKGQVLCILDAPELKAAQAQSQSNSMGTKSKYESSKSTYLRLLKAAQTPGAVADNEMEIARNQMRTDSAVYQASRSATQATGAIQDYLVIRSPFNGVVTARNVFKGDFVDNTGKTLLFRVEDNSSLRVDVAVPEAYNSTTLKDNEASFTVSANPGQIFKAKLARKSDAIDPQTRSETWELTFPNANGLLKPGMFAQIVLPVSRPKDGFLVPFKAVVTTQERKFVIRVENGKTKWVDVKTGFTGKEKTEIAGDLKPGDQLVAQANEELKEGTTVQVKQ